A section of the Tepidisphaeraceae bacterium genome encodes:
- a CDS encoding MarR family transcriptional regulator gives MDLTPIQEKFILHWGEMGTRWGINRTVAQIHALLFIAPQPMHAEEIQETLKVARSNVSTSIKELQAWGVVKNVHVLGDRRDHFECMKDVWEMFRLVLDERKRRETDPTLALLRECTAEAKKAGAAEGYTRDRLADMLDFFETMNSWYDQTRRLPTPAVKKFVNLGDKVVKLLGGSKES, from the coding sequence ATGGACCTCACACCGATCCAAGAGAAGTTCATCCTGCACTGGGGAGAGATGGGGACGCGCTGGGGCATCAACCGCACGGTGGCGCAGATCCACGCGTTGCTGTTCATCGCGCCGCAGCCGATGCACGCGGAGGAGATCCAGGAGACGCTGAAGGTCGCGCGGTCCAACGTCAGCACGAGCATCAAGGAACTGCAGGCGTGGGGCGTGGTCAAGAACGTCCACGTGCTGGGCGATCGGCGGGACCACTTCGAGTGCATGAAGGACGTGTGGGAGATGTTCCGCCTGGTCTTAGATGAGCGCAAGCGCCGCGAGACCGACCCCACGCTCGCGCTGCTGCGCGAATGCACCGCCGAGGCTAAGAAGGCCGGGGCCGCCGAGGGATACACGCGCGACCGGTTGGCGGACATGCTCGACTTCTTCGAGACGATGAACTCTTGGTACGACCAGACCCGCCGGTTGCCCACGCCGGCGGTGAAGAAGTTCGTGAACCTGGGCGACAAGGTTGTGAAGTTGCTGGGAGGATCGAAGGAGTCGTAG
- a CDS encoding outer membrane beta-barrel protein, producing MLRKAAVCSVVAAMAMAMTGNSASASEMRQGIEVFGIGRFMTGDDTRFDAESPFDGEAGFDVDPSFMLGAGFGINFNAFINLNFTLAGGPCDFEYINLGEIVIEDGTIVTGDVNLDLYLIDGPVTPFITGGIGFVSTNGERRGDGEGEDVGETNPAGNFGGGVRFDFGDHLFMKLLYRATLTTLEDAADNLLFHSGGVAVGWRF from the coding sequence ATGTTGCGCAAGGCTGCGGTCTGTTCGGTGGTGGCGGCGATGGCTATGGCGATGACCGGCAACTCGGCATCGGCCAGTGAGATGCGGCAAGGCATCGAAGTGTTCGGCATCGGTCGATTCATGACGGGTGACGACACGAGATTCGACGCCGAGAGCCCGTTCGATGGAGAGGCCGGCTTTGACGTCGATCCGAGCTTCATGCTTGGCGCCGGCTTCGGCATCAACTTCAACGCCTTCATCAACCTCAACTTCACGCTGGCGGGCGGCCCGTGCGACTTCGAGTACATCAACCTGGGTGAGATTGTGATCGAGGATGGCACGATCGTCACGGGCGACGTGAACCTCGACCTGTACCTGATCGACGGCCCCGTCACGCCGTTCATCACCGGGGGCATCGGCTTCGTCAGCACGAACGGTGAACGGCGCGGCGACGGTGAGGGTGAGGATGTCGGTGAGACCAACCCCGCTGGGAACTTCGGCGGTGGCGTACGGTTCGACTTCGGCGATCACCTGTTCATGAAGTTGCTTTACCGCGCCACCCTGACCACCCTAGAGGACGCCGCGGACAACCTGCTGTTCCACAGCGGTGGCGTCGCCGTGGGCTGGCGTTTCTAA
- the aroA gene encoding 3-phosphoshikimate 1-carboxyvinyltransferase, whose product MNQLTITPFAQPFDITIAPPGSKSLTNRAMVMAALADGTATLSNVLMADDTRVMIDGLRKLGFALEVDEATRKVRIEGRGGLVPAPDAELFCGNSGTTIRFLTALCALGNGVYALDGVARMRQRPIAALTGLLRQLGANPSHSPEADGFPPVQIVASGLPGGTIQYGSEVSSQFLSAILMVAPYAQTEVQVELIGKQTSWPYIAMTMQLMDEFGVTPELVRDRDTGEPHKIIVPQGKYVPTDYAIEPDASAATYFLAAAASRKGAKVTIEGLGKRSLQGDVGFADVLQQMGADLVFGRDFVTMIGTGNLRGIDADLSNMPDAALTLAVVALFARGETIIRGLHTLRVKETDRLAALQTELTKLGAEVEIDGDALIITPPATLRPATIDTYDDHRMAMAFAIVGTVAEGVTINDPACVNKTYPEFFEDLEKLRAGEAEPR is encoded by the coding sequence ATGAACCAGCTCACGATCACGCCGTTCGCTCAGCCGTTTGACATCACGATCGCCCCGCCGGGGTCGAAGAGCTTAACCAACCGCGCGATGGTCATGGCGGCGCTGGCGGACGGGACGGCGACGCTGTCGAACGTGCTGATGGCCGACGACACGCGCGTGATGATCGATGGGCTGCGCAAACTCGGGTTCGCGCTCGAGGTCGACGAAGCCACCCGCAAGGTGCGCATCGAAGGGCGCGGGGGGCTCGTGCCAGCGCCCGACGCCGAGCTGTTCTGCGGCAACAGTGGCACGACCATCCGTTTCCTGACCGCTCTCTGCGCCTTGGGCAACGGCGTGTACGCGCTCGACGGTGTCGCCCGCATGCGCCAGCGGCCCATCGCGGCGCTTACCGGGCTGCTGAGACAACTAGGCGCCAACCCGTCACACTCGCCTGAGGCCGATGGCTTCCCGCCCGTGCAGATCGTCGCCAGTGGCCTGCCGGGGGGGACGATTCAGTACGGCAGCGAGGTCTCCAGCCAGTTCCTGTCGGCCATCCTCATGGTCGCGCCTTACGCGCAGACCGAGGTGCAGGTGGAGTTGATCGGCAAGCAGACGAGTTGGCCGTACATCGCGATGACGATGCAGCTGATGGACGAGTTCGGCGTGACGCCCGAGCTGGTGCGCGACCGCGACACCGGCGAGCCGCACAAGATCATCGTGCCGCAGGGGAAGTACGTGCCGACCGATTACGCGATCGAGCCCGACGCCAGCGCCGCCACCTACTTCCTCGCCGCCGCCGCGAGCCGCAAGGGCGCAAAGGTGACGATCGAGGGGCTCGGCAAGCGCAGCCTGCAGGGCGACGTAGGCTTTGCTGACGTACTACAACAGATGGGCGCCGACCTCGTCTTCGGCCGCGACTTCGTCACCATGATCGGCACGGGCAACCTGCGCGGCATCGACGCCGATCTGTCCAACATGCCCGACGCCGCCCTCACCCTCGCGGTCGTCGCCCTCTTCGCCCGCGGCGAGACGATTATCCGCGGTTTGCACACGCTACGGGTGAAGGAGACCGACCGGCTGGCCGCGCTACAAACGGAACTGACCAAGCTCGGGGCGGAAGTCGAAATCGACGGGGACGCGTTGATCATCACCCCACCCGCCACCCTCCGCCCCGCCACCATCGACACCTACGACGACCACCGCATGGCCATGGCGTTCGCGATTGTCGGCACGGTCGCCGAGGGCGTGACGATCAACGACCCGGCGTGCGTGAATAAGACGTATCCGGAGTTCTTCGAGGATCTGGAGAAACTGCGGGCCGGCGAGGCAGAGCCACGGTAA